A region of Necator americanus strain Aroian chromosome I, whole genome shotgun sequence DNA encodes the following proteins:
- a CDS encoding hypothetical protein (NECATOR_CHRI.G1284.T2), producing the protein MKGRGLRTNRKRLKHLGTITYANWEHLGCRMRGKGATSFNCSETMKLCTFGGRQFDCCKYIEPKITNLGKCHSLDMRGAREWMQKQTVAGVNSGLQIILDAHMEEQFDGTGDDADPIFSNAFENGFRYYVHAPDTIPYLVSEGISVSPGTRVYSAISTNTYVLLSSENWGNCSEIWPTTYSTKLPYSSVNCESLCKAKYFYDRCGCSPFTYNIDVSLPMCTPYQTFQCIDQHIRTQINGTDYFHMPQCQECKIECNSLVYHAYNSYGHGFSHGALKWLTRKNSAWTKAHMRSNFLTLNVFFRDMAHTEYRQVQATSLTEILSDIGGNMGMFLGMSLITVTEISLFMSKIGWIAFSKKRRDYLYNKKKREQEREKQLEETVSTFNMFRVRKDGSVSDSFRVTRNRLRTLGQQIRNSFRDTTPRKTSSIMEKVETGTCTDLPEKEEQKNPQNSIPIIKPHHGNGALNKPESMVSPLEFVV; encoded by the exons ATGAAAGGAAGAGGATTACGAACAAATAGAAAGCGGCTCAAACACCTCGGCACCATCACTTATGCGAATTGGGAACATCTTGGATGTCGAATGCGAGGGAAAGGAGCTACTAG CTTCAACTGCTCGGAAACCATGAAACTATGCACATTTGGTGGACGTCAGTTCGATTGTTGTAAATACATAGAACCGAAAATAACGAACCTCGGCAAATGTCACTCCCTGGATATGCGAGGAGCTCGAGAATGGATGCAAAAGCAGACGGTCGCTGGCGTGAATTCGGG ACTTCAAATAATCCTCGATGCACATATGGAGGAGCAATTCGACGGCACAGGAG ACGATGCCGATCCAATCTTCTCGAATGCGTTCGAAAACGGTTTTCGCTACTATGTTCACGCACCAGATACAATACCTTATCTGGTCTCAGAGGGAATAAGTGTTTCGCCTGGAACGAGAGTGTACTCGGCGATCTCTACAAATACG TACGTGCTACTTTCGTCCGAAAACTGGGGAAACTGTAGTGAAATCTGGCCAACAACCTACTCCACCAAACTTCCTTATTCATCGGTGAATTGCGAGTCGTTATGTAAG GCCAAGTACTTCTATGATCGTTGCGGATGCAGTCCTTTCACGTACAATATCGATGTTT CGCTTCCAATGTGCACGCCGTATCAAACCTTCCAATGTATCGATCAACATATTCGAACGCAGATCAATG GAACTGATTATTTTCACATGCCACAGTGTCAAGAATGTAAAATCGAATGCAACAGTTTGGTCTATCATGCTTACAACTCTTATGGACATGGATTTAGTCACGGCGCTTTGAAATGGCTTACTCGCAAGAATTCTGCATGGACGAAAGCTCACATGAG ATCTAATTTCCTCACGCTGAACGTGTTCTTCCGCGACATGGCCCATACTGAATATCGACAAGTCCAAGCGACATCACTTACAGAGATTCTTA GTGACATCGGCGGTAACATGGGGATGTTCCTCGGCATGTCACTGATTACGGTGACTGAGATTAGTCTGTTCATGTCGAAAATTGGTTGGATTGCATTCTCAAAGAAGCGTAGAGATTATCTGTATAACAAGAAGAAGCGGGAGCAG GAGCGTGAGAAGCAACTCGAGGAGACGGTGTCCACCTTCAATATGTTCCGGGTACGAAAAGATGGCAGTGTCAGTGATTCGTTCCGAGTGACACGTAACCGGCTGCGTACGCTCGGTCAACAAATACGCAACAGTTTTCGTGACACGACACCTCGAAAAACTTCATCTATTATG GAAAAAGTTGAAACGGGGACATGTACCGATTTGCCAGAAAAAGAGGagcaaaaaaatccacaaaatagcATTCCTATCATTAAG CCTCATCACGGTAACGGCGCCCTGAACAAACCGGAAAGTATGGTAAGTCCATTGGAATTCGTCGTGTAG
- a CDS encoding hypothetical protein (NECATOR_CHRI.G1285.T1), whose product MFNTLASLDHSDVFGDVASTALDELIRNSAAAIGGHTSLSGIQPMASLNSNQFGQSGNLSNSQEAPSRGRKKNSTINLVCVVCGDQAFGKHYGVNACNGCKGFFRRSVWNNRQYMCRFDGQCAIAKEHRNVCRACRLKQCFIAGMNPRAVQSERERSDPLHDMEDGDDDYRENSPDRCSVEVQTDQVSVKADALPSPDAELNRAADTLLAMHRQVCNRVDPPTVSGYARSDGLSSASVSFINAFYNPNMISSRTPLVITAERVATMKDVMQDWRRNFVLFADWLHALPEFASLSVDDQILIAKSRFGPFYWWMCANWTNEANCDGVCYANGTYFPRTEALQCFPDVRGCSERMVVTLSEPLKELQLDETEKSLMLAVIVFSDEPLELSVSGKEHVRSMGHRFVRMLHHHIRSREPSLSNAAIALRIAKIMILLTATTNLVYMASDNFQLHDVLHIVDFGSWPDDFLKNSFKDSI is encoded by the exons ATGTTCAACACACTAGCGTCTCTCGATCACTCAGACGTCTTCGGTGACGTCGCGTCGACGGCGCTCGATGAGCTGATTCGCAATTCAGCCGCCGCTATCGGCGGTCACACGAGTCTGTCTGGCATTCAGCCAATGGCAAGCTTAAATAGCAACCAATTTGGCCAATCTGGTAATTTGTCGAACTCCCAAGAAGCTCCCAGCCGCGGGCGCAAAAAGAACTCTACTATAAATCTTGTATGCGTCGTATGTGGTGATCAG GCGTTTGGGAAACATTATGGTGTTAATGCATGTAATGGATGTAAAGGTTTCTTTAGAAGGAG cgTTTGGAACAATCGCCAATATATGTGCCGTTTCGATGGACAGTGTGCTATAGCGAAAG AACATCGTAACGTTTGTCGAGCATGTCGGCTGAAACAGTGCTTCATTGCAGGAATGAACCCGCGAG CGGTACAATCAGAACGAGAACGCAGTGATCCGCTGCATGACATGGAAGATGGTGATGACGATTATCGAGAGAATTCGCCGGATAG GTGTTCAGTTGAAGTTCAAACCGATCAGGTCTCCGTCAAAGCAGATGCACTGCCAAGTCCCGATGCAGAATTAAACAG AGCAGCTGACACCTTGCTGGCCATGCATCGACAAGTCTGCAACAGAGTAGATCCTCCTACAGTTTCGGGATACGCACGTTCAGATG GTTTATCGTCAGCTAGTGTGTCGTTTATCAATGCGTTTTACAATCCGAACATGATTTCATCTAGGACTCCT CTGGTCATTACCGCAGAACGGGTGGCGACAATGAAGGACGTAATGCAGGACTGGCgacggaattttgttctgtttgCTGATTGGTTGCATGCCTTACCGGAGTTTGCTTCGTTAAGCGTTGATGATCag ATTCTTATAGCAAAAAGTCGATTTGGTCCATTTTACTGGTGGATGTGTGCGAATTGGACAAATGAAGCAAATTGCGATGGGGTTTGTTACGCTAACGGCACGTACTTTCCAAGAACGGAGGCGCTGCAGTGTTTCCCTGACGTCCG AGGCTGCAGTGAACGCATGGTTGTGACACTGTCAGAGCCTTTGAAAGAGTTACAGCTGGACGAGACGGAAAAGTCACTAATGCTTGCGGTCATTGTGTTCAGTGATG AACCGCTCGAATTGTCAGTGTCTGGGAAGGAACATGTACGAAGTATGGGTCATCGTTTTGTGCGGATGCTGCACCATCACATCCGTAGTCGTGAACCAAGCCTGTCGAACGCAGCTATCGCCCTCCGCATCGCTAAAATCATGATTCTTCTGACAGCAACAACG AATTTGGTGTACATGGCCAGCgacaactttcaactgcacgACGTCCTCCATATCGTTGATTTTGGTTCATGGCCGGATGACTTCCTTAAGAACAGTTTCAAGGATTCGATTTGA
- a CDS encoding hypothetical protein (NECATOR_CHRI.G1284.T3), with translation MKGRGLRTNRKRLKHLGTITYANWEHLGCRMRGKGATSFNCSETMKLCTFGGRQFDCCKYIEPKITNLGKCHSLDMRGAREWMQKQTVAGVNSGLQIILDAHMEEQFDGTGDDADPIFSNAFENGFRYYVHAPDTIPYLVSEGISVSPGTRVYSAISTNTYVLLSSENWGNCSEIWPTTYSTKLPYSSVNCESLCKAKYFYDRCGCSPFTYNIDVSLPMCTPYQTFQCIDQHIRTQINGTDYFHMPQCQECKIECNSLVYHAYNSYGHGFSHGALKWLTRKNSAWTKAHMRSNFLTLNVFFRDMAHTEYRQVQATSLTEILSDIGGNMGMFLGMSLITVTEISLFMSKIGWIAFSKKRRDYLYNKKKREQEREKQLEETVSTFNMFRVRKDGSVSDSFRVTRNRLRTLGQQIRNSFRDTTPRKTSSIMEKVETGTCTDLPEKEEQKNPQNSIPIIKPHHGNGALNKPESMIELKIDLRDVKKQMDRGLPISIKRRGRSSTAPPAPRTVRIAPWRAKLSTCVPFYTTNSSDLRVGGDIL, from the exons ATGAAAGGAAGAGGATTACGAACAAATAGAAAGCGGCTCAAACACCTCGGCACCATCACTTATGCGAATTGGGAACATCTTGGATGTCGAATGCGAGGGAAAGGAGCTACTAG CTTCAACTGCTCGGAAACCATGAAACTATGCACATTTGGTGGACGTCAGTTCGATTGTTGTAAATACATAGAACCGAAAATAACGAACCTCGGCAAATGTCACTCCCTGGATATGCGAGGAGCTCGAGAATGGATGCAAAAGCAGACGGTCGCTGGCGTGAATTCGGG ACTTCAAATAATCCTCGATGCACATATGGAGGAGCAATTCGACGGCACAGGAG ACGATGCCGATCCAATCTTCTCGAATGCGTTCGAAAACGGTTTTCGCTACTATGTTCACGCACCAGATACAATACCTTATCTGGTCTCAGAGGGAATAAGTGTTTCGCCTGGAACGAGAGTGTACTCGGCGATCTCTACAAATACG TACGTGCTACTTTCGTCCGAAAACTGGGGAAACTGTAGTGAAATCTGGCCAACAACCTACTCCACCAAACTTCCTTATTCATCGGTGAATTGCGAGTCGTTATGTAAG GCCAAGTACTTCTATGATCGTTGCGGATGCAGTCCTTTCACGTACAATATCGATGTTT CGCTTCCAATGTGCACGCCGTATCAAACCTTCCAATGTATCGATCAACATATTCGAACGCAGATCAATG GAACTGATTATTTTCACATGCCACAGTGTCAAGAATGTAAAATCGAATGCAACAGTTTGGTCTATCATGCTTACAACTCTTATGGACATGGATTTAGTCACGGCGCTTTGAAATGGCTTACTCGCAAGAATTCTGCATGGACGAAAGCTCACATGAG ATCTAATTTCCTCACGCTGAACGTGTTCTTCCGCGACATGGCCCATACTGAATATCGACAAGTCCAAGCGACATCACTTACAGAGATTCTTA GTGACATCGGCGGTAACATGGGGATGTTCCTCGGCATGTCACTGATTACGGTGACTGAGATTAGTCTGTTCATGTCGAAAATTGGTTGGATTGCATTCTCAAAGAAGCGTAGAGATTATCTGTATAACAAGAAGAAGCGGGAGCAG GAGCGTGAGAAGCAACTCGAGGAGACGGTGTCCACCTTCAATATGTTCCGGGTACGAAAAGATGGCAGTGTCAGTGATTCGTTCCGAGTGACACGTAACCGGCTGCGTACGCTCGGTCAACAAATACGCAACAGTTTTCGTGACACGACACCTCGAAAAACTTCATCTATTATG GAAAAAGTTGAAACGGGGACATGTACCGATTTGCCAGAAAAAGAGGagcaaaaaaatccacaaaatagcATTCCTATCATTAAG CCTCATCACGGTAACGGCGCCCTGAACAAACCGGAAAGTATG ATCGAACTCAAGATTGATTTACGTGACGTGAAAAAGCAAATGGATCGTGGTTTACCAATTAGTATTAAAAGAAGAGGTCGTTCGAGCACAGCACCACCGGCTCCACGAACTGTTCGGATAGCGCCATGGCGTGCGAAGCTCAGCACATGCGTGCCGTTCTACACAACGAATTCCAGTGATCTGCGAGTCGGTGGCGACATCTTGTAA
- a CDS encoding hypothetical protein (NECATOR_CHRI.G1285.T2), with protein MTTAFATVMRSPFAADRTSKSKMFNTLASLDHSDVFGDVASTALDELIRNSAAAIGGHTSLSGIQPMASLNSNQFGQSGNLSNSQEAPSRGRKKNSTINLVCVVCGDQAFGKHYGVNACNGCKGFFRRSVWNNRQYMCRFDGQCAIAKEHRNVCRACRLKQCFIAGMNPRAVQSERERSDPLHDMEDGDDDYRENSPDRCSVEVQTDQVSVKADALPSPDAELNRAADTLLAMHRQVCNRVDPPTVSGYARSDGLSSASVSFINAFYNPNMISSRTPLVITAERVATMKDVMQDWRRNFVLFADWLHALPEFASLSVDDQILIAKSRFGPFYWWMCANWTNEANCDGVCYANGTYFPRTEALQCFPDVRGCSERMVVTLSEPLKELQLDETEKSLMLAVIVFSDEPLELSVSGKEHVRSMGHRFVRMLHHHIRSREPSLSNAAIALRIAKIMILLTATTNLVYMASDNFQLHDVLHINGTHVLSFARHGAIRTVRGAGGAVLERPLLLILIA; from the exons ATGACGACGGCATTCGCCACCGTCATGCGCTCTCCTTTCGCAGCAGATCGTACTTCAAAATCAAAG ATGTTCAACACACTAGCGTCTCTCGATCACTCAGACGTCTTCGGTGACGTCGCGTCGACGGCGCTCGATGAGCTGATTCGCAATTCAGCCGCCGCTATCGGCGGTCACACGAGTCTGTCTGGCATTCAGCCAATGGCAAGCTTAAATAGCAACCAATTTGGCCAATCTGGTAATTTGTCGAACTCCCAAGAAGCTCCCAGCCGCGGGCGCAAAAAGAACTCTACTATAAATCTTGTATGCGTCGTATGTGGTGATCAG GCGTTTGGGAAACATTATGGTGTTAATGCATGTAATGGATGTAAAGGTTTCTTTAGAAGGAG cgTTTGGAACAATCGCCAATATATGTGCCGTTTCGATGGACAGTGTGCTATAGCGAAAG AACATCGTAACGTTTGTCGAGCATGTCGGCTGAAACAGTGCTTCATTGCAGGAATGAACCCGCGAG CGGTACAATCAGAACGAGAACGCAGTGATCCGCTGCATGACATGGAAGATGGTGATGACGATTATCGAGAGAATTCGCCGGATAG GTGTTCAGTTGAAGTTCAAACCGATCAGGTCTCCGTCAAAGCAGATGCACTGCCAAGTCCCGATGCAGAATTAAACAG AGCAGCTGACACCTTGCTGGCCATGCATCGACAAGTCTGCAACAGAGTAGATCCTCCTACAGTTTCGGGATACGCACGTTCAGATG GTTTATCGTCAGCTAGTGTGTCGTTTATCAATGCGTTTTACAATCCGAACATGATTTCATCTAGGACTCCT CTGGTCATTACCGCAGAACGGGTGGCGACAATGAAGGACGTAATGCAGGACTGGCgacggaattttgttctgtttgCTGATTGGTTGCATGCCTTACCGGAGTTTGCTTCGTTAAGCGTTGATGATCag ATTCTTATAGCAAAAAGTCGATTTGGTCCATTTTACTGGTGGATGTGTGCGAATTGGACAAATGAAGCAAATTGCGATGGGGTTTGTTACGCTAACGGCACGTACTTTCCAAGAACGGAGGCGCTGCAGTGTTTCCCTGACGTCCG AGGCTGCAGTGAACGCATGGTTGTGACACTGTCAGAGCCTTTGAAAGAGTTACAGCTGGACGAGACGGAAAAGTCACTAATGCTTGCGGTCATTGTGTTCAGTGATG AACCGCTCGAATTGTCAGTGTCTGGGAAGGAACATGTACGAAGTATGGGTCATCGTTTTGTGCGGATGCTGCACCATCACATCCGTAGTCGTGAACCAAGCCTGTCGAACGCAGCTATCGCCCTCCGCATCGCTAAAATCATGATTCTTCTGACAGCAACAACG AATTTGGTGTACATGGCCAGCgacaactttcaactgcacgACGTCCTCCATATC AACGGCACGCATGTGCTGAGCTTCGCACGCCATGGCGCTATCCGAACAGTTCGTGGAGCCGGTGGTGCTGTGCTCGAACGACCTCTTCTTTTAATACTAATTG CATAG
- a CDS encoding hypothetical protein (NECATOR_CHRI.G1284.T1) produces the protein MEEQFDGTGDDADPIFSNAFENGFRYYVHAPDTIPYLVSEGISVSPGTRVYSAISTNTYVLLSSENWGNCSEIWPTTYSTKLPYSSVNCESLCKAKYFYDRCGCSPFTYNIDVSLPMCTPYQTFQCIDQHIRTQINGTDYFHMPQCQECKIECNSLVYHAYNSYGHGFSHGALKWLTRKNSAWTKAHMRSNFLTLNVFFRDMAHTEYRQVQATSLTEILSDIGGNMGMFLGMSLITVTEISLFMSKIGWIAFSKKRRDYLYNKKKREQEREKQLEETVSTFNMFRVRKDGSVSDSFRVTRNRLRTLGQQIRNSFRDTTPRKTSSIMEKVETGTCTDLPEKEEQKNPQNSIPIIKPHHGNGALNKPESMIELKIDLRDVKKQMDRGLPISIKRRGRSSTAPPAPRTVRIAPWRAKLSTCVPFYTTNSSDLRVGGDIL, from the exons ATGGAGGAGCAATTCGACGGCACAGGAG ACGATGCCGATCCAATCTTCTCGAATGCGTTCGAAAACGGTTTTCGCTACTATGTTCACGCACCAGATACAATACCTTATCTGGTCTCAGAGGGAATAAGTGTTTCGCCTGGAACGAGAGTGTACTCGGCGATCTCTACAAATACG TACGTGCTACTTTCGTCCGAAAACTGGGGAAACTGTAGTGAAATCTGGCCAACAACCTACTCCACCAAACTTCCTTATTCATCGGTGAATTGCGAGTCGTTATGTAAG GCCAAGTACTTCTATGATCGTTGCGGATGCAGTCCTTTCACGTACAATATCGATGTTT CGCTTCCAATGTGCACGCCGTATCAAACCTTCCAATGTATCGATCAACATATTCGAACGCAGATCAATG GAACTGATTATTTTCACATGCCACAGTGTCAAGAATGTAAAATCGAATGCAACAGTTTGGTCTATCATGCTTACAACTCTTATGGACATGGATTTAGTCACGGCGCTTTGAAATGGCTTACTCGCAAGAATTCTGCATGGACGAAAGCTCACATGAG ATCTAATTTCCTCACGCTGAACGTGTTCTTCCGCGACATGGCCCATACTGAATATCGACAAGTCCAAGCGACATCACTTACAGAGATTCTTA GTGACATCGGCGGTAACATGGGGATGTTCCTCGGCATGTCACTGATTACGGTGACTGAGATTAGTCTGTTCATGTCGAAAATTGGTTGGATTGCATTCTCAAAGAAGCGTAGAGATTATCTGTATAACAAGAAGAAGCGGGAGCAG GAGCGTGAGAAGCAACTCGAGGAGACGGTGTCCACCTTCAATATGTTCCGGGTACGAAAAGATGGCAGTGTCAGTGATTCGTTCCGAGTGACACGTAACCGGCTGCGTACGCTCGGTCAACAAATACGCAACAGTTTTCGTGACACGACACCTCGAAAAACTTCATCTATTATG GAAAAAGTTGAAACGGGGACATGTACCGATTTGCCAGAAAAAGAGGagcaaaaaaatccacaaaatagcATTCCTATCATTAAG CCTCATCACGGTAACGGCGCCCTGAACAAACCGGAAAGTATG ATCGAACTCAAGATTGATTTACGTGACGTGAAAAAGCAAATGGATCGTGGTTTACCAATTAGTATTAAAAGAAGAGGTCGTTCGAGCACAGCACCACCGGCTCCACGAACTGTTCGGATAGCGCCATGGCGTGCGAAGCTCAGCACATGCGTGCCGTTCTACACAACGAATTCCAGTGATCTGCGAGTCGGTGGCGACATCTTGTAA
- a CDS encoding hypothetical protein (NECATOR_CHRI.G1286.T1) codes for MASAERHFIAFKRRLLSQQEKSVANNRAPLSTQHDLNADSWIQPSSSMLRASHSKAHGNKREKRSAEWRRRRKVHIIRAAPLFNNDGTGKSMFSDPISR; via the coding sequence ATGGCTTCCGCCGAGCGCCATTTTATCGCTTTCAAAAGACGATTGCTAAGCCAACAAGAAAAGTCTGTCGCGAACAACCGCGCTCCCTTGTCAACACAACACGACCTCAACGCGGATTCATGGATTCAACCCAGTAGCAGTATGCTGAGAGCAAGTCACAGCAAGGCACATGGGAATAaacgtgaaaaacggagtgcGGAGTGGCGGCGGAGGAGGAAAGTCCACATTATTCGAGCAGCTCCACTATTCAACAATGACGGTACTGGCAAAAGCATGTTTAGTGATCCAATAAGCAGATGA